The following are encoded in a window of Bacillus xiapuensis genomic DNA:
- a CDS encoding DUF3900 domain-containing protein, which produces MDFTIQYLSFFVIEVDGKGDEATKRAQHYQTLNQQDYEENPLKDFLDGEFTKIAKRKADRHPKSEQVPTKIGYFTAEPGHDLTSNPNYNLFTKARTADSAAEFQKASEQFASLYIQTSAVRGGVFIVAKAQVKKYFDDAFIFILKCDFEPKVASITDSKSLIQHVELAITTKNMKSIQYPYMPEEGMIEEGELKIHQASHARYFEDFLKYVGYEQSMPEIVKTQVMDFVRETVIEDLEEESPERTQLEEAMEIWAESPKRELQERFSTEEVVEAASRMVEHTPELELKMKLDHMSVKAMLSDFGESVHLAKIGDRYVVLMEADSVIFEKGFSPIEFHKPEELDVVVERIREKHGSFSR; this is translated from the coding sequence TTGGATTTTACCATTCAGTATTTATCATTTTTTGTCATCGAGGTGGATGGCAAAGGCGACGAAGCAACCAAGCGGGCCCAGCACTATCAAACGCTCAACCAGCAAGACTATGAAGAAAACCCGCTGAAAGACTTTTTAGACGGCGAATTTACTAAAATAGCGAAACGCAAAGCAGACCGTCACCCAAAATCAGAACAGGTGCCAACCAAAATCGGCTATTTCACGGCAGAACCTGGACATGACTTAACGTCAAATCCTAACTACAACTTATTTACTAAAGCACGCACCGCTGACTCTGCCGCAGAATTTCAAAAAGCGAGCGAGCAGTTCGCCTCTCTGTATATACAAACGAGCGCAGTGAGAGGCGGCGTATTTATCGTAGCCAAAGCGCAAGTCAAAAAATACTTTGATGATGCCTTCATCTTCATCCTGAAATGCGACTTTGAGCCAAAAGTCGCTTCCATCACAGACTCCAAGTCATTAATCCAGCATGTGGAGCTGGCCATCACAACCAAAAACATGAAGTCGATTCAGTATCCGTACATGCCGGAAGAAGGAATGATCGAAGAAGGCGAACTGAAAATCCATCAGGCCTCCCACGCCCGCTACTTTGAGGACTTCTTAAAATACGTCGGCTACGAACAGTCCATGCCCGAAATCGTCAAAACACAAGTCATGGACTTCGTACGGGAAACGGTGATTGAAGACTTGGAAGAAGAAAGCCCAGAACGAACACAGCTTGAAGAAGCGATGGAAATCTGGGCGGAGAGCCCGAAACGGGAACTGCAGGAGCGGTTTTCCACGGAAGAAGTCGTGGAAGCCGCCAGCCGCATGGTCGAGCATACGCCTGAATTAGAGCTGAAGATGAAGCTGGACCACATGAGTGTGAAGGCGATGCTGTCAGACTTCGGAGAATCCGTTCACTTGGCTAAAATCGGCGACCGCTATGTCGTTCTGATGGAAGCGGACTCGGTGATCTTTGAAAAAGGCTTCTCCCCGATTGAGTTCCATAAGCCTGAGGAGTTGGATGTGGTCGTGGAGCGGATTCGGGAGAAGCATGGGAGCTTTTCGCGTTGA
- the pdxR gene encoding MocR-like pyridoxine biosynthesis transcription factor PdxR, whose product MSKYDREQKLLMEPNQAKYEKISRYIKEKVMSGEWPVGSKIPSQRKLAEQFGVNRSTIITSLEELKAAGLLEGVMGKGTIVVNNTWTLLATSPPEDWKESRAQPFSHSEGIEADGHNSGDFIQLSKGELAQDIFPKDNMQQVMMRLAGTIEPFGYEEPKGYLPLREAISDYMKGLGVSLSPSSILIVSGAIQGLQLISAGLLHRGSSVLLEQPSYLYSLQVFQSAGMSLCGLPMDQNGLIPDSIFKKHQKTHPSIVYTIPCYHNPTGLLLTKERRQALLDVCETLQLPIIEDDIYRELWIDAPPPPPLKSLDKHGNVLYLGSFSKTLSPGLRIGWIAGPEPVIERLAEVKMQTDYGSSSLSQMVAAEWMTSGLYSQHLAFVREQLKKRRSSALAALQRYMSDLAEWEVPAGGFLIWLKLKAKVQVKELYEKALQKGIQLSPGSIYTEESAPAIRLSYGYASPEEFTEGLKQLRKIILENS is encoded by the coding sequence ATGAGCAAGTATGATAGGGAGCAGAAATTATTAATGGAACCAAACCAAGCAAAATATGAAAAAATTAGCCGTTATATAAAAGAAAAAGTGATGAGCGGCGAGTGGCCTGTCGGAAGTAAAATTCCGAGCCAGCGAAAATTAGCCGAACAGTTTGGAGTCAATCGGAGCACCATCATCACCTCGCTAGAAGAGCTGAAAGCAGCCGGCTTGCTTGAGGGCGTTATGGGGAAAGGCACGATTGTCGTCAATAATACATGGACGCTGCTGGCGACAAGCCCGCCGGAAGATTGGAAGGAATCGCGAGCCCAGCCGTTTTCTCACTCCGAAGGCATTGAAGCAGATGGACATAACTCGGGGGACTTCATTCAGCTGAGCAAAGGAGAGTTAGCACAGGACATTTTCCCGAAGGACAATATGCAGCAAGTCATGATGCGACTGGCCGGAACGATCGAACCTTTCGGCTATGAAGAACCAAAAGGCTACCTGCCGCTGCGTGAAGCCATCAGTGATTATATGAAGGGGCTTGGAGTCAGCCTTTCTCCTTCGTCGATTCTGATTGTCTCAGGAGCCATTCAGGGGCTGCAGCTGATCTCAGCCGGCCTTTTGCATAGGGGATCATCCGTCCTATTAGAACAGCCTTCCTACCTGTATTCCTTGCAAGTGTTCCAGTCTGCTGGAATGAGTCTTTGCGGCTTGCCCATGGATCAAAACGGGTTAATCCCCGACTCTATTTTCAAGAAGCATCAGAAGACGCATCCATCGATCGTTTACACCATTCCATGCTATCATAATCCAACCGGCCTATTGCTGACGAAAGAGCGGCGCCAGGCACTGTTAGATGTCTGCGAAACTCTCCAGCTGCCAATTATTGAAGATGATATCTACCGTGAGCTGTGGATCGATGCCCCTCCCCCGCCGCCGCTTAAATCGCTCGATAAGCATGGCAATGTTCTTTATTTAGGCAGCTTTTCCAAAACGCTCAGTCCGGGATTGCGAATCGGATGGATCGCCGGTCCAGAGCCTGTAATTGAGCGGCTGGCAGAGGTGAAAATGCAGACAGATTACGGATCCAGCTCCCTTTCGCAAATGGTTGCTGCGGAATGGATGACAAGCGGACTGTACAGCCAGCATTTAGCCTTTGTCCGCGAGCAATTAAAGAAACGAAGATCATCGGCTTTAGCCGCACTGCAGAGGTATATGTCCGATCTTGCCGAATGGGAGGTCCCCGCTGGAGGCTTCTTAATTTGGCTGAAGCTCAAAGCCAAAGTCCAGGTGAAAGAGCTGTATGAAAAAGCTTTGCAAAAAGGGATACAATTAAGCCCGGGAAGCATTTATACAGAGGAGTCCGCACCGGCCATCCGCTTATCATACGGATATGCTTCCCCTGAAGAATTCACAGAAGGATTGAAACAGCTGAGAAAGATCATTTTAGAAAATAGTTAA
- the ytvI gene encoding sporulation integral membrane protein YtvI translates to MIKRWFIFIVSALLIIFLIPYALPVILALLTAILLENSVKWFMLRFKWPRFRAVLVTFLLYLLFIALFVWFVVNLVIDQVVTLAQKVPSFANDFYEESLKQWVSEFSHYFKTLPPDVIHSFEQTMEKSIDSFTKMAQNIVEWLFGLATAIPGFLIEFLVYLIAVFLFSLELSRLKIKTERHLREATKEKLYLITNQLNRAGVGFIKAQIFLSIVTFLMALIGLAILQVPYAVLLSILIVCVDVLPILGTGSVLVPWAIVCFFQDNQFLGFGLILLFIIITVVRRILEPKVFSSNMGISPLAALISLFVGFKLLGFIGFFVGPAIVIIYDTLREAGIIKSKWKV, encoded by the coding sequence TTGATAAAGAGATGGTTCATTTTCATAGTCAGCGCGCTGCTGATTATATTTCTCATACCTTATGCTTTACCTGTTATCCTAGCACTGCTGACAGCTATTTTGCTGGAGAACTCCGTGAAATGGTTTATGCTACGCTTTAAGTGGCCGCGATTCCGGGCGGTGCTTGTTACGTTCTTGCTTTATTTATTATTTATTGCTTTATTTGTCTGGTTCGTTGTGAATTTAGTGATTGATCAAGTGGTGACGCTCGCGCAAAAGGTTCCGTCTTTTGCCAATGATTTTTATGAAGAATCTCTTAAGCAGTGGGTCAGTGAATTTTCTCATTATTTCAAGACGCTGCCCCCTGATGTTATTCATTCATTTGAACAAACGATGGAAAAATCCATTGATTCCTTTACGAAAATGGCGCAGAACATCGTGGAGTGGCTATTTGGATTGGCCACTGCTATCCCGGGGTTCCTCATTGAATTCCTCGTGTATTTAATCGCGGTTTTCTTGTTCAGTCTTGAACTTTCACGGCTGAAAATCAAGACGGAACGCCATTTAAGAGAAGCAACGAAGGAAAAGCTTTATCTCATAACCAATCAGCTGAATCGGGCTGGTGTCGGCTTTATTAAAGCGCAGATCTTTTTAAGCATCGTGACTTTTTTAATGGCCTTGATCGGACTGGCGATCTTGCAAGTTCCCTATGCGGTGTTGCTATCCATCTTGATTGTGTGTGTAGATGTGCTGCCGATCCTCGGAACCGGTTCGGTGTTAGTGCCGTGGGCAATCGTCTGCTTTTTCCAAGATAATCAATTTCTCGGCTTTGGGTTAATTTTGCTGTTTATTATCATAACGGTCGTTCGCCGGATATTAGAACCAAAAGTATTCTCCTCCAATATGGGAATCTCTCCGCTTGCTGCCTTGATCAGCTTGTTTGTCGGCTTCAAGCTATTAGGGTTCATCGGTTTCTTTGTCGGACCGGCTATCGTCATTATTTATGATACCTTGCGGGAAGCGGGCATCATTAAAAGCAAATGGAAGGTATAA
- the yfkAB gene encoding radical SAM/CxCxxxxC motif protein YfkAB, with the protein MKQTIHPTFDPWESYLDIEKSGELRLSNVEFTTTTLCNMRCEHCAVGYTLQTKDPKALPFELLKQRLDEVPDLRAISITGGEPMLSKSSVRHYVLPLLKYAHEREIYTQINSNLTIDLSRYEEIAPYLDVLHISHNWGTVADFAETGFANMERKPTMAQREALFQRMIDNSRALSEMGVLVSAETMLNKKTLPYLEKIHQQVVEEMGCFRHEIHPMYPSDFASALESLSLDEIREAIHHLLDFRNQKVWMLFGTLPFYGCSRKEEDLQLLNRLEAEKNVTVRNDPDGRSRLNVNIFSGDIIVTDFADAPALGNIQTHTLKQAYDRWQQSTLAAQLNCHCPSRRCLGPNLLVKHAYYPNESFSSRAEV; encoded by the coding sequence ATGAAACAAACGATTCATCCAACATTTGATCCATGGGAATCTTATTTGGATATAGAGAAAAGCGGAGAACTTCGTTTATCCAATGTTGAATTTACCACTACCACATTATGCAATATGCGCTGTGAGCATTGCGCGGTCGGGTACACTTTACAGACGAAGGACCCAAAAGCCCTGCCGTTTGAGCTTTTAAAGCAGCGCCTTGATGAAGTGCCAGATTTGCGCGCCATCAGCATCACAGGCGGAGAACCGATGCTATCGAAATCATCCGTCCGCCATTATGTATTGCCGCTGCTAAAATACGCGCATGAAAGAGAGATTTATACTCAAATTAATTCAAATCTGACCATCGATTTATCACGCTATGAAGAGATTGCCCCCTACCTTGATGTGTTGCATATATCACATAACTGGGGAACGGTTGCAGACTTTGCGGAGACGGGATTTGCCAACATGGAAAGAAAGCCCACTATGGCGCAGCGGGAAGCGCTTTTTCAGCGCATGATTGACAATAGCCGCGCTTTGTCGGAAATGGGCGTGTTGGTATCTGCTGAAACGATGCTAAATAAAAAAACGCTTCCTTATTTAGAAAAAATACACCAGCAAGTCGTGGAAGAAATGGGCTGCTTCCGCCATGAAATTCATCCAATGTACCCGAGCGACTTTGCAAGCGCTCTTGAGTCGCTATCTTTAGATGAAATCCGAGAGGCCATTCATCATTTACTGGATTTCCGAAATCAAAAGGTCTGGATGCTGTTTGGCACCTTGCCATTCTACGGCTGCAGCCGCAAGGAAGAAGACCTGCAGCTGTTAAACAGATTAGAAGCTGAAAAGAACGTCACGGTCCGGAATGATCCGGATGGCCGCTCTCGTCTCAATGTGAATATTTTCAGCGGAGATATTATCGTAACCGACTTTGCGGATGCGCCTGCCCTCGGCAACATTCAAACGCATACGCTAAAGCAAGCCTACGACCGCTGGCAGCAATCGACGCTTGCTGCCCAATTAAATTGCCATTGTCCGAGCAGACGCTGTCTCGGCCCTAACCTTTTAGTGAAACACGCTTATTATCCGAATGAAAGCTTTTCTTCCCGTGCGGAAGTGTAA